ACGTGCCGGAATCGAAAGAAAAACCGTTTAACAAAAAAGAATAATAATTTCCTAATGCGCTGTAATAGTATCCGAGTTCATCCGTTGGATTTGCGGTTACGTAGTCCTTTGCGGCGCTCTGAAAATTCTTGACCGAACTTTCCTCCAGATTTCCGGAAAGAATTTGTTGCTGAACGTTCTTTCTTTCCTTTTCCAGAAGAATTTTTCGATCTCCTGCGAAGAGATTCTTTATATCCTGCCGGAAAAAAAATCCAACCCCTCCTAAGGTAATCAAGAGGAGCGTAAGAATATACGGTTTATAACTGGTTTTCTTTTTGTAACTCTTCAGGCCGGACTGATACAGCATAATGCGTCCCAGTTTTTACCCGCCTATCCAGGGTTCACGTATTTTTTGAATTTGCTTCAGGCCCTAAAACTTGACACTGAAGGCCCTCCTGATTCCGTTGGATCTATGCCCTACGATTACGATTTTGACGAAGAGTTTGAACTGGAGACCGGAGACGAGGAAGATGCTACGGATGAAGACGTTGTAACGTTTGCATGTGAGGATTGCGACCACCGCTGGGAAGAAGAAGCCTTTGAAGCGGAGGATTACGGTCCTGAAGGAGCGATCTGTCCGATGTGCGGTTCGGCGGCAGTAATCGAACTTTGAAAAATACCCGGCCGGTTGGGCAGTTCCAAAAGAATTTTGCCTCCCGGCTCCTCGGGTTTGTTCTCATACTTTTTTTTCTCTCCCCTCAAAAATCCGTTTCTTCCACAGATTTTAGCGACGTTTATGATTTTTACAAAAAAGGGAACTATGATACCCTTGTGAAAGTGTCTCGTTCTGCGCTTCGAAAAGAAGAAGTGGACTATCGAATTCTTCTTTTGTATACGGCCGCAGAGAAAGATCCGGAAGAGATCGATAAAACTCTTAGGAGTATCTACGAAAAAAAGGATTCTCATCCCGGAATTTTTTATAACTCCGTATTTTTATTTTTGGAACGTTGTCTGGTCTTGGAGGACGAGTCCGCCGGAATCCGTTGGGGAAAGATTTTTTCGGAACAGGGAGCGGCTTCGGTGCGTTATGCGGAAGGGCTCTATACGTATGCTTGCATCTTATTTGAAGCGGGAAAATTTCCGGAAGCAAAGCAGGTTCTTTCCAAATTGAAAGAATGGAAATCGACTGAGAAGTTGAACAAGAAGATCCGGATCTTAGAATTGAGCATCGATAAAAAAATGGAGGCACAGACATGAAACTACTCAAAGTGCAAACTGGGAAACTCAAGGGTAAGTCGATAGAAACTCCTCCTGCGATCGCCGGGAATATGAACTTCACTCCCGCGGTGATCAAAAAATCCGTCTTTGACGTGTTAGGTTCTCTTGTATTAAAAGGAAGATTGATTCCGGAAGACGCCGCGTTTATCGATTTTTTTGCAGGCTCGGGTCAGATGGCGCTCGAAGCCGTAAGTCGGGGATTCGCAAGGGTCGTTTTATACGAACTCGCCTGGGAAAGATCGGATAGTCTGCGAAAGTTATTTGATAAGATCGGAGGAACGAGGGAAATTTTTCGAAAAGACGTATTCCGTTTTTATGATAAACTCGATATCCCCGAAAAATCAAAGGTCTACTTTTTAGATCCGCCGTATTCTTTTTGGGACAAGAAGAATGAAAAATTGAAGAATCTCGTGGAAGCCCTTTTGAAGGAAGAATCTACGGTAGTCGTCTTTATACAATCTCCGGTTTCGCCGGGTTGGCCCGATTTTGTAACTCGAAAGTTTGGAAAGAATTTTTTGACTTATAAATTACGCGGAGTGGAAACTCCCGACTTGGAATCGGATGAAGGCTCTGAGTTGGAAGAATCCGAATCGGAAGATTGACTTCTGGATAAGAATGTTTTGCGTTTACTAGGGACAATGTCGCATAAGCTGATCCACAAGTTGGAAAGCCATTGAGAAT
This is a stretch of genomic DNA from Leptospira tipperaryensis. It encodes these proteins:
- a CDS encoding RsmD family RNA methyltransferase, encoding MKLLKVQTGKLKGKSIETPPAIAGNMNFTPAVIKKSVFDVLGSLVLKGRLIPEDAAFIDFFAGSGQMALEAVSRGFARVVLYELAWERSDSLRKLFDKIGGTREIFRKDVFRFYDKLDIPEKSKVYFLDPPYSFWDKKNEKLKNLVEALLKEESTVVVFIQSPVSPGWPDFVTRKFGKNFLTYKLRGVETPDLESDEGSELEESESED